Proteins encoded together in one Rossellomorea sp. y25 window:
- a CDS encoding response regulator transcription factor — MATILVADDDHFIRELIGIYLKKEGYTVVEATDGVEAANLLSERTIHLCIIDVMMPNKNGWELCKEIRELYDLPILMVTAKGESEDKVKGFQQGTDDYIVKPFDAHELMMRVKALLRRYKINTADRVTIGNVIIDANRMEVTVNHEPVLFPLKEFQLLYKLASHPGQVFSRDQLIEEVWGSDFEGFDRTVDSHIKKIRKKLNQQTAFDIVTIRGLGYRLEVSKDV; from the coding sequence TTGGCCACCATTTTAGTAGCAGATGATGATCATTTCATTAGGGAATTGATCGGGATCTATTTGAAAAAAGAGGGATATACAGTTGTAGAAGCAACCGATGGTGTAGAAGCTGCGAATCTTTTATCTGAGCGCACCATTCATTTATGTATCATTGATGTGATGATGCCAAATAAAAACGGCTGGGAGCTTTGTAAGGAAATAAGGGAGTTATATGACCTGCCGATTTTAATGGTTACGGCTAAGGGTGAGAGCGAAGATAAAGTAAAAGGCTTTCAGCAAGGGACGGATGATTATATTGTCAAGCCATTTGATGCACATGAGTTAATGATGCGGGTTAAAGCGCTGTTGAGGAGATACAAAATCAATACGGCAGATAGAGTAACCATTGGAAATGTCATCATTGATGCGAACCGTATGGAAGTGACCGTTAATCATGAGCCTGTCCTTTTTCCGTTAAAAGAGTTTCAACTCCTGTACAAACTGGCCAGTCATCCTGGTCAAGTGTTCTCAAGAGACCAGTTAATAGAAGAAGTTTGGGGAAGTGATTTTGAAGGCTTTGATCGAACCGTCGATTCACATATTAAGAAAATAAGAAAAAAATTAAATCAACAAACGGCATTTGATATCGTGACAATCAGGGGACTGGGCTATCGTTTAGAGGTATCGAAGGATGTTTAA
- the rbsB gene encoding ribose ABC transporter substrate-binding protein RbsB: protein MKKAWLLLISLSLLFLGACSLQPPEWAKPNKSSNPEDIKIGLSVSTLNNPFFVSMKNGVEDEAKKQGMEVVVVDAQNDAAKQINDVEDLIQQGVNVLLINPTDSAAISTAVQSANSLGIPVVTLDRSAEKGDVATLVSSDNEKGGEMAGEYLVEQLGEGAKVAELEGVPGASATRERGAGFHNIADEKLDVVAKQTANFDRTEGLNTMENLIQGNPDIKAVFAHNDEMALGALQAIQSSGRDVLVVGFDGNEDAMTSIRNGNLSATVAQQPEKIGSLAVQAGADVLSGKKVDKKIPVPLKLVTEENIEALEE, encoded by the coding sequence ATGAAAAAAGCATGGTTACTACTAATCAGTTTGTCACTCCTATTCCTAGGCGCCTGCTCCCTGCAGCCGCCGGAATGGGCAAAGCCAAATAAAAGCTCGAACCCTGAAGACATCAAAATCGGACTATCCGTTTCAACCCTAAATAACCCATTCTTCGTCTCCATGAAAAACGGAGTAGAAGACGAAGCAAAAAAACAAGGCATGGAAGTCGTTGTCGTCGATGCACAAAACGATGCTGCCAAGCAGATCAATGACGTAGAAGACCTCATCCAGCAGGGGGTCAACGTCTTACTCATCAACCCAACGGACTCAGCGGCCATCTCCACTGCCGTCCAGTCCGCTAACAGCCTGGGTATTCCCGTAGTCACCCTTGACCGCTCAGCGGAAAAAGGAGACGTCGCCACACTCGTCAGTTCGGATAACGAAAAAGGCGGCGAAATGGCCGGAGAATACCTCGTCGAACAACTTGGTGAAGGAGCCAAAGTTGCAGAACTTGAAGGTGTCCCTGGAGCATCCGCCACACGTGAGCGGGGAGCCGGGTTCCACAACATCGCGGATGAAAAGCTGGATGTTGTGGCCAAGCAGACTGCCAACTTTGATCGTACAGAAGGATTGAATACAATGGAGAACCTGATCCAGGGGAATCCAGATATCAAAGCGGTGTTCGCTCATAACGATGAAATGGCATTGGGAGCACTGCAGGCGATCCAGAGTTCTGGTCGTGATGTATTAGTCGTTGGATTTGATGGAAATGAAGATGCGATGACTAGCATTCGGAATGGTAATCTGTCTGCGACTGTGGCTCAGCAGCCTGAGAAGATTGGTTCGTTGGCCGTTCAGGCTGGGGCTGATGTGTTGTCAGGGAAGAAGGTAGACAAGAAGATTCCGGTTCCGTTGAAGTTGGTGACGGAGGAGAATATAGAGGCATTAGAAGAATAA
- the rbsC gene encoding ribose ABC transporter permease RbsC — translation MNNALKTNHVGNLMQKLGPLLGLFVLIATVSIINPSFLEPLNLLNLLRQVAINALIAYGMTFVILTGGIDLSVGSILALSSALMAGMMVSGIDPILAILIGCILGAMMGMVNGLLITKGKMAPFIATLATMTMFRGLTLVYTDGNPITGLGDSYAFQLFGRGYFLGIPVPAVTMILTFAILWVILHKTPFGRKTYAIGGNEKAALISGIKVPRIKVMIYSLAGLLAALAGAILTSRLNSAQPTAGTSYELDAIAAVVLGGTSLSGGRGLIVGTLIGALIIGTLNNGLNLLGVSSFFQMVVKGVVIIIAVLIDRKKAA, via the coding sequence ATGAATAACGCACTCAAAACGAATCACGTCGGCAATCTGATGCAAAAGCTCGGTCCACTTCTCGGACTGTTTGTGCTGATTGCGACCGTATCCATCATCAACCCTAGTTTTCTAGAACCCTTGAACTTATTGAATCTATTACGACAGGTTGCGATCAACGCTCTGATTGCCTACGGGATGACCTTCGTCATTTTGACCGGGGGAATTGACTTATCCGTAGGCTCGATTCTCGCCTTATCCAGTGCCCTGATGGCCGGGATGATGGTATCGGGAATCGACCCGATCCTTGCGATCCTGATCGGCTGTATTCTTGGAGCCATGATGGGAATGGTCAACGGACTATTGATCACAAAAGGAAAAATGGCGCCGTTCATCGCCACACTTGCAACAATGACGATGTTCCGCGGGTTGACGCTTGTGTACACAGACGGAAACCCAATCACGGGACTCGGTGACAGCTATGCCTTTCAACTGTTCGGAAGAGGATACTTCCTTGGAATTCCAGTACCTGCCGTTACGATGATTCTGACATTCGCGATCCTGTGGGTGATCCTGCATAAAACCCCGTTCGGCCGAAAAACGTATGCCATCGGTGGAAATGAAAAAGCAGCCCTCATCTCAGGGATCAAAGTTCCACGCATCAAAGTGATGATCTACTCCCTGGCCGGCTTACTGGCCGCACTCGCAGGAGCAATCCTCACGTCACGCCTGAATTCAGCCCAGCCGACAGCGGGTACATCCTATGAACTCGATGCCATTGCCGCCGTCGTCCTAGGCGGGACAAGCCTGTCAGGCGGACGCGGACTGATCGTCGGAACACTGATCGGTGCACTCATCATCGGAACGTTAAACAACGGTCTGAACCTGCTCGGCGTCTCATCCTTCTTCCAAATGGTCGTAAAGGGTGTCGTCATCATCATCGCCGTTCTCATCGACCGAAAGAAAGCAGCGTAG
- a CDS encoding sugar ABC transporter ATP-binding protein: protein MQISMKNIHKAFGTNKVLEGVDIEIGDGEVHALMGENGAGKSTLMNILTGLHKKDQGTITIDGKDMTFDNPKQAEEFGVAFIHQELNVWPEMTVLENLFINKEPVTQFGLINTRKMKAVANEQFEKLNISIPLTKEAGQCSVGQQQMIEIAKALMTDAKVIIMDEPTAALTDREIETLFTVIRSLKKAGVSIVYISHRMEEIFTICDTITVMRDGRTVDTTPIPKTNFDEVVKKMVGRELTDRFPARDPKPGETMLEVRNLTKKGLFEKVSFEVRSGEIVGMSGLMGAGRTEIMRTIFGLDGRYEGEIIVNGKPVTIKTPDQAVKLGLGFITEDRKDEGLVLDFSLKDNIALPSLYSFTKKGLINDKSEQDFVEMLIKRLTIKTESARTHAKNLSGGNQQKVVIAKWIGIGPKVLILDEPTRGVDVGAKREIYQLMNELTDRGVAIVMVSSELPEVLGMSDRILVVHEGTIAGELSKEDATQERIMTLATGGHAHE, encoded by the coding sequence ATGCAGATCAGCATGAAGAATATCCATAAAGCATTTGGGACGAACAAGGTCCTTGAAGGCGTCGACATCGAGATCGGGGACGGAGAAGTTCATGCCCTGATGGGGGAAAACGGTGCCGGAAAGTCGACCCTGATGAACATCCTGACGGGTCTTCACAAGAAGGATCAGGGAACGATCACCATCGACGGGAAGGACATGACGTTCGATAATCCGAAGCAGGCCGAGGAATTCGGCGTTGCCTTCATCCATCAGGAACTGAACGTCTGGCCGGAGATGACCGTCCTTGAGAATCTTTTCATCAATAAGGAACCGGTTACACAATTCGGTCTCATCAATACGAGAAAAATGAAAGCGGTTGCGAATGAACAGTTTGAAAAGCTGAACATTTCCATCCCTCTCACAAAAGAAGCGGGACAGTGCTCGGTCGGGCAGCAGCAAATGATCGAAATCGCCAAAGCCCTCATGACGGATGCAAAAGTCATCATCATGGACGAGCCGACGGCGGCCTTGACGGACCGGGAAATCGAGACGCTCTTCACCGTCATCCGTTCCCTAAAGAAAGCCGGCGTATCAATTGTGTACATCTCCCACCGGATGGAAGAGATCTTCACGATTTGTGACACCATCACGGTCATGCGAGACGGACGCACGGTGGATACAACGCCAATCCCCAAGACGAATTTCGATGAGGTCGTGAAGAAAATGGTTGGACGTGAACTGACCGACCGCTTCCCGGCACGGGATCCAAAGCCAGGCGAAACGATGCTTGAAGTACGGAACCTGACTAAGAAGGGACTGTTTGAAAAAGTAAGCTTTGAAGTCCGTTCAGGAGAAATCGTCGGTATGTCAGGATTGATGGGAGCAGGCCGAACGGAAATCATGCGCACTATCTTCGGACTCGACGGCCGTTATGAAGGCGAGATAATCGTAAACGGTAAACCGGTCACCATTAAAACACCTGATCAGGCGGTAAAACTCGGTCTTGGTTTCATCACCGAGGATCGGAAGGATGAAGGACTCGTCCTCGACTTTTCCCTGAAGGATAATATCGCTCTTCCAAGTCTCTACAGCTTCACGAAAAAAGGCTTGATCAACGATAAAAGCGAACAGGACTTTGTGGAAATGCTCATCAAACGGCTGACGATCAAAACTGAATCAGCCCGGACTCACGCAAAGAACCTTTCCGGCGGGAACCAGCAGAAAGTTGTCATCGCCAAATGGATCGGAATCGGTCCGAAAGTGCTCATTCTCGACGAACCGACAAGGGGAGTCGATGTCGGAGCAAAACGGGAAATCTATCAACTGATGAACGAGCTCACCGACCGGGGTGTCGCGATCGTAATGGTATCATCCGAACTGCCAGAGGTACTCGGAATGAGCGACCGCATCCTCGTCGTCCATGAAGGGACCATCGCAGGAGAGCTATCAAAGGAAGATGCCACACAGGAAAGAATCATGACATTGGCGACAGGAGGTCACGCACATGAATAA
- the rbsD gene encoding D-ribose pyranase — MKRHGILNSHIAKILADFGHTDTIVVADAGLPIPSDVVKIDLALKPGEPSFLDVVELLKEEMVVETVTLAEEVETNTGVHKQMTSWFDGIQYVSHEDFKKETHKAKAVIRTGEVTPYANCILHAGVIF, encoded by the coding sequence ATGAAACGACATGGCATCTTGAACAGTCACATTGCAAAAATACTAGCCGATTTCGGTCACACTGATACGATCGTCGTGGCCGATGCCGGTCTCCCGATTCCGTCAGACGTCGTGAAAATCGACCTGGCATTGAAACCGGGAGAGCCGTCCTTCCTTGACGTGGTGGAACTGTTAAAGGAAGAAATGGTCGTCGAAACCGTAACGCTTGCAGAAGAAGTGGAAACGAATACAGGGGTCCATAAACAGATGACCTCATGGTTTGATGGGATCCAGTATGTATCCCATGAAGACTTCAAGAAAGAAACCCATAAAGCGAAGGCCGTCATCCGCACGGGGGAAGTCACACCATACGCAAATTGCATCCTTCACGCGGGAGTCATTTTTTAA
- the rbsK gene encoding ribokinase, whose translation MKKAKIAVIGSSSMDLVVTSSKRPGAGETVLGDSFDTVPGGKGANQAVAAARLGADVYMIGCVGDDPYGQEILENFKSNGVHTDYVEPVTGQKSGTAHIILAEGDNSIVVVKGANDLVTPEYVEKTADFLKTCDLIMIQQEIPEETVEYVADLCNKIEVPLLLNPAPARKISQKVIDGARYLTPNEHEADVLFNGMNPSEALKQYPDKVIITEGAAGVRYHDGTKEIMVPSFKVEVVDTTGAGDTFNAAFGTAVAEGQTMEESLRFANRAASLSVTGFGAQGGMPTRDEVERKLAE comes from the coding sequence ATGAAAAAAGCGAAGATTGCCGTGATCGGCAGTTCATCCATGGATCTGGTGGTGACATCATCCAAACGACCAGGTGCAGGGGAAACGGTACTGGGGGACAGCTTTGACACGGTTCCCGGAGGAAAAGGAGCCAACCAAGCCGTTGCCGCAGCAAGGCTTGGAGCTGACGTGTACATGATCGGATGCGTAGGAGACGATCCGTACGGCCAAGAGATTTTAGAAAACTTTAAGAGCAACGGTGTTCATACCGACTATGTGGAACCGGTTACAGGTCAGAAATCCGGAACCGCTCATATCATCCTCGCTGAAGGGGACAACAGCATTGTCGTCGTCAAAGGGGCCAATGATCTTGTGACTCCTGAGTACGTCGAGAAAACAGCAGATTTCCTCAAAACATGCGATCTCATCATGATCCAGCAGGAAATCCCAGAGGAAACCGTTGAGTACGTGGCAGACCTGTGCAACAAGATTGAAGTCCCACTGCTACTGAACCCGGCTCCGGCACGGAAGATTTCACAAAAAGTCATCGATGGAGCCAGATATCTGACACCGAATGAACATGAAGCAGATGTACTCTTTAACGGAATGAATCCGTCAGAAGCACTGAAACAATATCCTGACAAAGTCATCATCACCGAAGGAGCAGCCGGAGTCCGCTACCATGATGGAACAAAGGAAATCATGGTTCCTTCCTTTAAAGTCGAAGTCGTTGATACGACTGGAGCAGGCGATACCTTCAACGCCGCATTCGGAACGGCAGTTGCTGAAGGACAAACAATGGAAGAAAGCCTCCGATTCGCAAACCGCGCCGCATCCCTTTCCGTGACTGGATTCGGGGCACAGGGCGGAATGCCGACAAGAGATGAAGTGGAAAGGAAGCTGGCAGAATGA
- a CDS encoding LacI family DNA-binding transcriptional regulator: MATIKDVASEAGVSVATVSRVLNDNGYVGAETRKKVMWAIEKLNYSPNEVARSLYKRESRLIGLLLPDITNPYFPQLARGVEDEVSEAGFRLLLGNSDENIQKELDYIQTFVQNNVVGMISATNHVEHDQLYSELNLPLVLLDRTTDNYPAVYADGRKGGRLAAKTLVEKGAKRITVMKGPGHVKPAQDRFRGAVEYLSGTDVDFTVMSTTSFSFEDAKGWAEELFATYPDTDGVIASNDIVGIAILHEALRLGKKIPEDVQIIGYDDIPQSSLSYPALSTIRQPAYEMGRQAAALLIKLIKKEQDIDTTVQLPVELIQRNTTRKG; this comes from the coding sequence GTGGCAACAATCAAGGATGTGGCGAGTGAAGCGGGGGTGTCGGTGGCGACGGTCTCCCGGGTGCTGAATGATAACGGCTATGTAGGAGCCGAGACGAGGAAGAAAGTGATGTGGGCGATCGAGAAGCTGAATTACAGCCCGAATGAGGTCGCACGCTCCCTATATAAACGAGAGTCGAGGCTGATCGGACTGCTGCTTCCGGATATCACGAACCCGTACTTTCCGCAGCTGGCGAGAGGGGTCGAGGATGAAGTGAGTGAGGCTGGTTTCAGGCTACTCCTAGGAAACAGCGACGAGAACATTCAGAAGGAGCTGGATTATATCCAGACTTTCGTTCAGAACAATGTCGTCGGCATGATCTCAGCGACCAATCATGTGGAGCATGATCAGCTGTATAGTGAATTGAATCTCCCACTCGTCCTCCTTGACCGGACCACGGATAACTATCCGGCGGTCTATGCGGACGGCCGCAAAGGGGGGCGCCTGGCGGCAAAGACCTTAGTTGAAAAAGGGGCGAAGCGGATCACCGTCATGAAGGGACCGGGCCACGTCAAGCCGGCTCAGGACCGATTCCGTGGAGCCGTGGAGTACTTAAGCGGGACCGACGTCGATTTCACGGTGATGTCCACGACCTCGTTCTCCTTTGAAGATGCAAAGGGCTGGGCGGAGGAACTGTTCGCCACGTATCCTGATACGGACGGGGTGATCGCAAGTAATGATATCGTCGGGATTGCGATTCTCCATGAGGCCTTGAGACTCGGGAAGAAGATACCTGAAGACGTACAGATCATCGGCTACGATGACATCCCACAGAGCAGCCTTTCCTATCCGGCGCTCTCCACAATCAGGCAGCCGGCTTACGAAATGGGCAGGCAGGCCGCGGCACTTCTGATTAAACTGATAAAAAAAGAACAAGACATCGATACAACGGTTCAGCTTCCGGTTGAACTCATACAGCGAAACACAACACGAAAGGGATGA
- a CDS encoding M20 family metallopeptidase — protein MSQPAAIAHRKNNILSAVDQLAVKLVSTSHQIHDNPEIGNEEFFASETLTTLLAANGFSIERGVAGHETSFVARKHSGKEGPVIGYLAEYDALPGLGHACGHNIIGTASCGAAIALSSVLDETGGEVVVFGTPAEEGGPNGSAKGSFVKAGLFEGVDACMMVHPFNRTTQTGKTLAVDPLDFEFKGRSAHAAASPEDGINALDGVIQLFNGINALRQHVTDDVRIHGIITHGGDAPNIVPDYAKARFYIRAATREACNEVTQKVKAIAEGSALATGTELNVIKIQNEVDHFQLNRRFDQVFQRSIESLGESFDDTERKGLGSSDAGNVSRVVPTIHPYIKIGPESLVVHTNEFREAAKSTEGDRALVIGAKALALTGYELLTDKGLLEEIWEEFGTSQ, from the coding sequence ATGAGTCAACCAGCAGCGATTGCCCATCGTAAGAACAACATCCTCTCGGCAGTGGATCAACTGGCTGTGAAACTCGTGTCGACCAGCCATCAGATCCACGACAATCCTGAAATCGGTAACGAAGAGTTCTTTGCTTCAGAGACCTTGACCACCCTCCTTGCAGCCAACGGATTCTCCATTGAACGGGGAGTGGCGGGCCATGAGACTTCCTTTGTGGCACGCAAACATTCAGGAAAAGAAGGGCCGGTCATCGGCTACCTGGCTGAATATGACGCCCTGCCTGGACTCGGTCACGCCTGTGGTCACAATATCATCGGGACGGCAAGCTGCGGGGCGGCCATCGCCCTGTCGTCCGTACTCGATGAAACAGGAGGGGAAGTGGTCGTGTTCGGGACTCCTGCCGAGGAAGGCGGTCCGAATGGAAGTGCGAAGGGCAGTTTTGTTAAGGCGGGCTTGTTCGAAGGAGTGGATGCCTGCATGATGGTCCATCCGTTCAACAGGACAACACAGACAGGGAAAACCCTTGCGGTGGATCCACTTGATTTCGAATTCAAAGGAAGATCTGCCCATGCGGCAGCTTCCCCTGAAGACGGCATCAATGCCCTTGATGGTGTGATCCAGCTGTTCAACGGCATTAACGCCCTTCGCCAGCACGTGACCGATGATGTCAGGATCCACGGCATCATCACCCACGGCGGGGACGCACCCAATATCGTCCCTGACTATGCAAAGGCCCGATTCTATATACGGGCTGCCACCAGGGAAGCGTGCAATGAAGTCACGCAGAAGGTGAAAGCGATCGCTGAGGGATCGGCACTTGCCACGGGGACAGAACTGAATGTCATCAAAATCCAAAATGAAGTCGATCACTTTCAGCTCAACCGCCGTTTCGATCAAGTATTCCAGCGCTCCATCGAGTCACTGGGGGAATCCTTCGACGATACAGAACGAAAGGGACTCGGTTCCTCCGATGCCGGTAACGTCAGCCGGGTGGTCCCGACCATCCACCCCTACATCAAAATCGGCCCCGAATCCCTCGTCGTCCACACGAACGAATTCAGGGAAGCGGCTAAATCCACCGAGGGTGACCGTGCGCTTGTGATCGGAGCAAAGGCACTTGCGCTGACAGGGTATGAACTGCTGACGGATAAGGGGCTTTTAGAGGAAATATGGGAAGAGTTCGGTACAAGTCAATAA
- a CDS encoding MetQ/NlpA family ABC transporter substrate-binding protein → MKKSISLASIAILLITLILSGCSGDSASGSGEKEVVKVGVNGSGVPIWEYMKEKAAKEGIEIEIVEFADYVRPNQALADGDIDLNAFQTISYFDSFVEEHNLDLVPIGSTIIAPMGIYSEKYKSVEDLPKGSKVAVPQEATNLGRALLLLEEAGLIQLKEGFDQSQGLEAIKENPKNLEFTPVVAAQTPRVLPDVAASIINNGVAVEAGFVPVDDSIYIEGAESKPFINIIAAQEKDKDNKTYKKIVDLYQEDDVAEHIKKTYKDSLIPTFVPVSELH, encoded by the coding sequence ATGAAAAAATCAATCAGCCTGGCAAGTATCGCCATTCTATTAATCACCCTTATATTGAGCGGCTGCTCGGGAGACAGTGCATCCGGCTCAGGTGAAAAAGAAGTCGTTAAAGTCGGAGTGAATGGATCTGGGGTGCCGATTTGGGAGTATATGAAGGAGAAAGCAGCGAAGGAAGGGATTGAAATCGAGATTGTGGAGTTTGCCGATTACGTGAGACCGAACCAGGCGCTGGCCGATGGGGATATCGACCTGAACGCCTTCCAGACGATTTCGTATTTTGATTCATTCGTTGAAGAACATAATCTGGACCTTGTACCGATCGGCTCGACGATCATCGCGCCGATGGGAATCTATTCGGAAAAATATAAATCGGTAGAAGACTTACCGAAAGGCAGTAAAGTAGCCGTTCCTCAAGAGGCGACTAACTTAGGCCGTGCCCTTCTCCTATTGGAGGAAGCAGGTTTGATACAACTGAAAGAAGGTTTTGATCAGTCACAGGGTCTCGAAGCGATTAAAGAAAACCCGAAAAACCTTGAATTCACACCGGTCGTCGCTGCCCAGACACCGAGGGTACTGCCGGATGTGGCGGCATCGATCATCAATAATGGTGTGGCTGTTGAAGCAGGGTTCGTACCGGTTGATGACAGCATCTATATCGAAGGGGCGGAGTCTAAGCCGTTCATCAATATCATCGCAGCGCAGGAAAAAGATAAAGACAATAAGACCTATAAAAAGATTGTTGATCTCTACCAGGAAGATGACGTAGCGGAACATATCAAGAAAACATATAAAGATTCCCTGATCCCGACATTCGTGCCGGTCAGTGAATTGCATTAG
- a CDS encoding methionine ABC transporter permease: protein MQVNWELFWPRIIEATWDTVAMVSFSLLFATLIGLPLGIIVVVTRKGHLLENKIVFSILSSIINVFRSIPFIILMVAIIPFTRLVVGTSIGTAAAVVPLVVFAAPYIARLVESSLLEVEPGVIEAAESMGAGPWQIIFGILIPEALSTLVLNITIATIGLVGASAMAGAVGGGGLGDLAIAYGYQRFETSVMIVTVIILIVMVQGLQTAGNTLSKIIRRR from the coding sequence GTGCAAGTTAACTGGGAATTATTCTGGCCAAGAATTATTGAAGCGACATGGGATACCGTGGCGATGGTGTCATTCTCCCTCCTGTTTGCCACGTTGATCGGGCTTCCCCTCGGCATCATCGTTGTGGTCACGAGGAAGGGGCACTTACTTGAAAATAAAATCGTCTTTTCCATATTGAGCAGCATCATCAACGTGTTCCGTTCGATTCCGTTCATCATCTTGATGGTGGCCATCATCCCCTTTACAAGATTGGTAGTGGGCACATCGATCGGAACGGCGGCAGCCGTGGTACCTCTTGTCGTATTTGCAGCACCGTATATTGCAAGACTGGTAGAGAGCTCGCTCCTTGAAGTGGAACCGGGTGTCATTGAAGCGGCGGAGTCCATGGGGGCAGGGCCGTGGCAGATCATCTTCGGGATCCTCATTCCGGAAGCACTGAGTACACTGGTCCTGAATATTACGATCGCGACCATCGGACTCGTCGGAGCATCGGCCATGGCCGGGGCAGTCGGAGGCGGTGGACTCGGGGACCTCGCCATTGCTTACGGATATCAGCGATTTGAAACATCCGTCATGATCGTGACCGTCATCATTTTAATCGTGATGGTGCAGGGACTGCAGACAGCAGGGAATACATTATCAAAAATCATCAGGAGACGTTAG
- a CDS encoding glycerol-3-phosphate responsive antiterminator: protein MKPNIIDIVQSQVIASIKEEKDLDKAIQSNANIVFILTGSLITMEGYLKKLKEAGKTTFIHIDFIDGLSNTKSAIKYIAEIWKPAGIITTRSNLIKYAKEEGLMTIQRLFLIDRNALDKGIDIAQNCKPDAIEVLPGLMPSIIDKLTAMTTLPIIAGGLISNKEDILNGLRAGALAISSGDPKLWNLDF, encoded by the coding sequence ATGAAACCTAACATTATCGACATCGTCCAATCCCAGGTCATCGCTTCCATCAAGGAAGAAAAGGACCTCGACAAAGCCATACAGTCAAACGCCAACATCGTGTTCATCCTAACCGGCAGTTTGATTACAATGGAAGGGTATTTAAAAAAGCTGAAGGAAGCCGGTAAAACCACGTTCATACATATTGATTTCATCGATGGGCTGTCCAACACGAAAAGTGCCATTAAATACATAGCAGAAATCTGGAAGCCCGCTGGCATCATCACAACGAGGAGCAACCTGATCAAATATGCAAAGGAAGAAGGATTGATGACGATCCAGCGCCTTTTTCTTATCGACCGCAATGCCCTTGACAAAGGAATTGATATCGCACAGAACTGCAAGCCGGATGCGATTGAAGTCCTTCCTGGTCTCATGCCGTCCATCATTGACAAACTGACGGCCATGACTACGCTGCCCATCATCGCTGGTGGCCTGATCAGTAATAAGGAAGATATTCTGAATGGACTAAGAGCCGGTGCCCTCGCCATTTCTTCAGGTGATCCGAAGCTCTGGAATCTGGATTTTTAA
- a CDS encoding MgtC/SapB family protein: MNEATEFFWQHDIYFRILVSAVLGFIIGWDRTSKNKPAGLKTYTYVSVACTLITIVSIEGANMLSQPDSGKVMDPFRLAAQIVSGLGFLGAGVILKDGLRVKGLTSAAMIFYVGGIGIGIGAGFYSIVIFATFVTFIITKIGNFFEEHEITSFPLPWTRKKSKTEEEEEKVGT, encoded by the coding sequence ATGAATGAGGCAACGGAATTTTTCTGGCAGCATGATATCTATTTCCGGATTTTGGTGAGTGCTGTATTAGGGTTCATCATCGGATGGGACAGGACATCGAAAAATAAACCAGCCGGGTTAAAAACATATACGTATGTATCGGTGGCCTGTACATTGATCACGATCGTCTCCATCGAAGGGGCGAATATGCTCAGTCAACCGGACAGCGGAAAAGTGATGGACCCGTTTCGTCTGGCGGCGCAGATCGTATCGGGACTCGGTTTCCTTGGAGCGGGCGTGATCCTGAAAGATGGATTGCGGGTGAAAGGACTGACGTCAGCTGCGATGATTTTCTACGTTGGGGGAATCGGGATTGGTATCGGAGCCGGGTTTTATTCCATTGTCATCTTCGCAACATTTGTAACCTTCATCATTACGAAAATAGGAAACTTCTTTGAAGAGCATGAAATCACGTCATTTCCTCTTCCATGGACACGGAAAAAAAGTAAGACAGAGGAGGAAGAAGAAAAGGTTGGCACGTAA